Proteins co-encoded in one Armatimonadota bacterium genomic window:
- the glnA gene encoding type I glutamate--ammonia ligase: MTTAQVLEQAAARGVRFVRLQFTDILGVLKNVEIPVDELEKALNNEIMFDGSSIEGFVRIEESDMYLIPDPATFAVFPWKDQEGITARLICDVYTADGEPFAGDPRSVLKRAIAAASQRGFTMMAGPECEFFLFPLDASGQPVLQTHDRAGYFDLAPVDKGEEARADMVTALSAMGFEVEAAHHEVAPGQHEIDFRYADVLRTADNVATFRFVVRTIARRHGLHATFMPKPLAGINGSGMHTHQSLYRGGTNAFYDPDGPYQLSAVCLHYTGGLLAHARGMTAVTNPLVNSYKRLVPGYEAPVYIAWAERNRSPLVRIPAARGPATRVELRMPDPSCNPYLALAVMLAAGLDGIDRRLDPGPPLNRNIYAMTEDELDQLGIQVLPRNLDEAMRELLADEVVCATLGGHIVDHLRQAKRLEWREYVSRVHPWEVDRYLTTF, translated from the coding sequence ATGACCACAGCACAGGTCCTCGAGCAGGCCGCCGCGCGCGGCGTGCGGTTCGTACGGCTGCAGTTCACCGACATCCTGGGCGTCCTCAAGAACGTCGAGATCCCCGTGGACGAGCTGGAGAAAGCGCTGAACAACGAGATCATGTTCGACGGCTCCTCGATCGAAGGGTTCGTGCGCATCGAGGAGTCGGACATGTACCTGATCCCCGACCCGGCCACGTTCGCCGTCTTCCCGTGGAAGGATCAGGAGGGGATCACGGCGCGCCTGATCTGCGACGTCTACACCGCCGACGGGGAACCCTTCGCCGGTGACCCGCGGTCGGTACTCAAGCGGGCCATCGCCGCCGCGTCGCAGCGGGGCTTCACCATGATGGCCGGACCGGAGTGCGAGTTCTTCCTCTTCCCCCTCGACGCCAGCGGCCAGCCCGTCCTGCAGACGCACGACCGTGCCGGGTACTTCGACCTGGCGCCGGTCGACAAGGGCGAGGAGGCCCGGGCCGACATGGTCACGGCGCTGTCGGCCATGGGGTTCGAGGTGGAAGCCGCCCACCACGAGGTGGCGCCGGGGCAGCACGAGATCGACTTCCGGTACGCCGACGTGCTGCGCACCGCCGACAACGTGGCGACGTTCCGGTTCGTGGTGCGCACCATCGCCAGGCGTCACGGCCTGCACGCCACGTTCATGCCCAAGCCCCTGGCCGGCATCAACGGCTCGGGCATGCACACCCACCAGTCGCTCTACCGCGGTGGCACCAACGCCTTCTACGACCCGGACGGCCCCTATCAGCTGAGCGCGGTCTGCCTGCACTACACCGGTGGGCTGCTGGCCCACGCCCGGGGCATGACCGCGGTCACCAACCCCCTGGTGAACTCCTACAAGCGGCTGGTGCCGGGCTACGAGGCGCCGGTCTACATCGCGTGGGCCGAGCGCAACCGCTCGCCGCTGGTGCGCATCCCCGCGGCGCGGGGCCCCGCCACCCGCGTGGAGCTGCGGATGCCCGATCCCTCCTGCAACCCGTACCTGGCCCTGGCCGTCATGCTGGCCGCCGGGCTCGACGGCATCGACCGGCGGCTGGACCCGGGGCCACCGCTGAACCGCAACATCTACGCCATGACCGAGGACGAGCTGGACCAGCTGGGCATCCAGGTGCTGCCCCGCAACCTGGACGAGGCCATGCGGGAGCTGCTGGCCGACGAGGTGGTCTGCGCGACCCTGGGCGGGCACATCGTCGACCACCTGCGCCAGGCCAAGCGGCTGGAGTGGCGGGAGTACGTCAGCCGGGTCCACCCGTGGGAGGTCGATCGCTACCTGACGACGTTCTGA